Proteins encoded in a region of the Balaenoptera ricei isolate mBalRic1 chromosome 19, mBalRic1.hap2, whole genome shotgun sequence genome:
- the C5AR2 gene encoding C5a anaphylatoxin chemotactic receptor 2, producing the protein MENSSLGYEYGDYGEIPDLPVDCVGGTCVPIDPLHVAPLLLYAAVFLGGLPGNAMVAWVTWKEARRRVGATWFLHLAVADLLCCLSLPILAVSVAHGGRWLYGAVGCRALPAVILLSMYASVLLLATLSADLCLLAFGPTWWGAAGRACRVQVACGASWTLALLLTVPSAIYRRLRQEHFPHRLECVVDYGGSTVAENSVTATRFIFGFLGPLVVVASCHGALLCRATRHRWPLGMAVVVGFFVCWSPYHTLGLVLTLAAPHSVLLARALRAEPLVVGLALAHSCLNPMLFLYFGRSQLRQSLAASCRWALKESQSNDESVVSKKSTGQDLVSEMEV; encoded by the coding sequence ATGGAGAACTCTTCTCTTGGCTATGAGTATGGGGATTACGGCGAGATTCCAGATCTCCCTGTGGACTGTGTTGGTGGCACCTGCGTCCCCATTGACCCCCTCCACGTGGCCCCACTCCTGCTGTATGCCGCCGTCTTCCTGGGGGGGTTGCCAGGCAATGCCATGGTGGCCTGGGTGACCTGGAAAGAGGCCCGCCGGAGGGTCGGTGCCACCTGGTTCCTCCACCTGGCCGTGGCGGACCTACTCTGCTGTTTGTCTCTCCCCATCCTAGCGGTGTCCGTCGCCCACGGGGGCCGTTGGCTGTATGGGGCCGTGGGCTGCCGGGCCCTGCCCGCCGTCATCCTGCTGTCCATGTACGCCAGCGTCCTCCTCCTGGCCACTCTAAGCGCTGACCTCTGCCTGCTGGCCTTCGGGCCCACCTGGTGGGGTGCAGCTGGGAGGGCGTGCAGGGTGCAGGTAGCCTGTGGGGCGTCCTGGACGCTGGCCTTGCTGCTCACCGTGCCCTCAGCCATCTACCGCCGGCTGCGTCAGGAGCATTTCCCACACCGGCTGGAGTGCGTGGTGGACTATGGTGGCTCGACCGTGGCCGAGAACTCAGTGACCGCCACCCGGTTTATTTTCGGCTTCCTGGGGCCGCTGGTGGTCGTGGCCAGCTGCCATGGTGCCCTCCTGTGCCGTGCTACCCGACACCGCTGGCCACTGGGCATGGCCGTTGTGGTAGGGTTTTTTGTCTGCTGGTCCCCCTACCACACGCTGGGGCTGGTACTCACCTTGGCTGCCCCACACTCCGTGCTCTTGGCCCGGGCCCTGCGGGCTGAACCCTTGGTCGTGGGCCTGGCCCTTGCTCACAGCTGTCTCAATCCCATGCTTTTCCTGTATTTCGGGCGGTCTCAACTCCGACAGTCTCTGGCAGCTTCATGTCGCTGGGCCCTGAAGGAGTCACAGAGCAATGATGAAAGTGTGGTCAGCAAGAAATCCACTGGCCAAGACCTGGTCTCAGAGATGGAAGTGTAA
- the C5AR1 gene encoding C5a anaphylatoxin chemotactic receptor 1, which produces MDSMTNSTPDYYDYSNWTDNPNILVDDSSQTRRLPAPDVIALVIFAVVFLVGVPGNALVVCVTGSEVRRTINAIWFLNLAVADLLSCLALPILFASIVQHNDWPFGGTACGILPSLILLNMFASILLLATISADRFLLVFNPIWCQNYRGARLAWVACGVAWALALLLTVPSFVFRKVHVEHFPPKVMCVLDYGKDGLYTERAVAIIRLVVGFLGPLATLTVCYTILLIRAWSRSATRSTKTLKVVVAVVASFFVFWLPYQVTGMLLFFFHKANFKSVSTLDALCVSIAYINCCINPIIYVVAAQGFHARFLKSLPSRIRDVLVEESVGRESKSNTFSTVDTPTLKSQAV; this is translated from the coding sequence GACTCCATGACTAATAGCACCCCTGATTACTACGATTATAGCAACTGGACCGATAACCCCAACATACTGGTGGATGACTCTTCCCAAACCCGCAGGCTGCCTGCTCCAGATGTGATCGCCCTGGTTATCTTTGCAGTCGTCTTCCTGGTGGGAGTGCCAGGCAATGCCCTGGTGGTCTGTGTGACGGGGTCCGAGGTCAGGCGAACCATCAATGCCATCTGGTTTCTCAACCTGGCGGTGGCTGACCTCCTCTCCTGCCTGGCGCTGCCCATCTTGTTTGCATCCATTGTCCAGCACAACGACTGGCCCTTCGGTGGCACTGCTTGTGGAATCCTGCCCTCTCTCATCCTGCTTAACATGTTTGCCAGCATCTTGCTCCTGGCCACGATCAGCGCCGACCGCTTCCTGCTGGTGTTTAATCCCATCTGGTGCCAGAACTATCGAGGGGCCCGCTTGGCCTGGGTGGCCTGCGGTGTGGCCTGGGCCTTGGCTCTGCTGCTGACCGTACCTTCCTTTGTGTTTCGTAAGGTCCATGTGGAGCACTTCCCACCCAAGGTGATGTGCGTGCTTGACTATGGTAAGGACGGTTTATATACAGAGAGGGCCGTGGCCATCATCCGGCTGGTCGTGGGCTTCCTGGGCCCGCTGGCCACACTTACAGTCTGTTACACCATCCTTCTGATCCGGGCCTGGAGCCGCAGTGCTACCCGCTCCACCAAGACTCTCaaggtggtggtggcagtggtggccaGCTTCTTTGTCTTCTGGCTGCCCTACCAGGTGACAGGGATGTTGCTGTTTTTTTTCCACAAGGCAAACTTCAAATCCGTGTCCACTTTGGATGCCCTGTGTGTCTCCATAGCTTATATCAACTGCTGTATTAACCCCATCATCTACGTGGTCGCTGCCCAGGGCTTTCATGCCCGGTTCCTCAAGTCCCTCCCCTCCAGGATCCGGGATGTGTTGGTCGAAGAGTCCGTGGGCAGGGAGAGCAAGTCCAACACGTTCTCCACGGTGGACACCCCGACCCTGAAGAGCCAGGCGGTGTAA